The following DNA comes from Methanobrevibacter sp..
CATCAGCAAGTAATGTGAACATGCTGTCAGGCCAGTGTAATAAGAATGCATCTAAAAATGCTAAAGTTCTTCCGCCAACATCTAAGCTGTCACCAGTTCCTACAGTTATGAATTCTGCTCCTTCAAGTGCAGGGTAGTGTTTTAATAAACCTTTTACTGCGATTTCAGTACAGTAAATTGGTGCTTCAGGGAATCTTTTGTGTAAGTCCACTAATACTCCGGAGTGGTCTTTTTCCACGTGGTTTTGGATGATGTAGTCCACTTTAACTTCTTTACCTTCTTGTGCGAATGCATCATCGATACGTGCCATCATTTCTTTGGTTTTTCCAGGGTATGCATTATCGATTAATGCTACTTTGTCTTCACCAAATACAAGGTATGCATTGTATGTGGTTCCGTCTAATGTGTAACCGTGATAGGTTCTTAAATCCCAATCGAGTACACCAATCCAGTATACTCCATCAGCTATTTTTTGTGCATTAGCTTTCATTTTTAAATCTCCATATTATAAATTGACAATCCATAAAACTATAGATTATGGTTATCTATGCTATTTTTATTATATATAGTTTTGTTTTATACGAACAGTTTGTATTCTTTTAAGGTTTTTTATATAAAATAAATTTACAGGTGTAAAATTGATAAGTATCAGAATTATTTTATGTGTTTCATGGAAATTTTTAGATTCTTGAAAACATAAGAAACATAAGAAACATAAATTTTTTTTATGTTTTTTATGAAAATTTTTAAATACTTTTGAAAACATAAGAAACATAAGAAACATAAATTTTTTTTATGTTTTTTATGAAATGTCTTGTTGGAGGTTATAGCTATGAAACATAATCCTTTCAGAAAACGAACAGGAATCTTGCCATCATATTTTACTGGCCGTGAAAATGAATTAAATGAACTTAAAAAAATATATAACTCAACTAAAATGGGAGTTCCAGGCCATTTAATATTATATGGACCAAAAGGCATTGGAAAAACATCTTTACTATTAAAATTTCAAGAGGAAATAACCAATATTGGTGAGGTATATTCAGTTAGAATTCCATTAATGGAAGGAAATTTTGAAGATATTTACTCATTAATAATAGAAAAATGTTCCGATACATTAAATATTAATATTGGACATTTTTGGGAGAAAATAAGTTCACTAGGTATTAATATACCCTTCATCGGAGGAGTATCAGTATCACGTGAAATTCCTAAAACCAGTCCTGCTGTTGCTTTTGAAAAAATTTTAAACGTGATTTATGATGAGTTGGGTTCTGACAATCCTGTCTTAATTCTATTGTTTGATGACCTTCAAAGGATTATGGGCAATGATGAAACAATGAAAATATTAAGCATATTGCAAAATGCTCTTGTAGAATTAAATCTAAAAGGAAAAAACATAATGTTTGTAGCTACAGGATCAGAAGACATTTTCAATAAAATACAAGATAAACTTGACTCAGCAGTAAGGATATTTGAACCTTATTTGATTGGACCATTATCTTATGGGGAAGTATATGATGCAATTAACATTCCGATTAAAAAACAAAATGTGACATTTGAAGAGGATGTCTTAAAGGCAATATATGAATTGTCTAACGGGATTCCATATTATATGCAAATACTTGCCTACAGTTGTTTTGAAGAAACTAACGAAAATGATGAAGTAACTATGGTTGAGTTTAAAAAGGCCTCTATGTATTCCCTAAACATTTTAGCTCAACGTGAATTTAAAGCATTATTCAGTAAATCTACTACGGAAGAGAGAAAAATACTGTGTTTGATGGCTGAAAATGATGAAACAGTTTTATCTTATTCATATATTAAAGAGAATGCTAATTTAAAATCAGAACCTTCAGCATTGCTAAAAAATTTAGTTAACAAAAATATGATAATCAAACCGTCAAGAGGTAAATACAAATTAAAAAACAATCTTTTCAAATTATACTTGCAAAACTTAAAGATAAATCAGGAAACAGGTTTAATTAACAATTACTGAATCAGTAATAAATATTAAAAATTAAACTTCTTACCTGAGTTTGAGTGAAAGTATGCGAACAATATCATACATTTTATATGAACATTTTTTGTGAATTGCTATCTAATGTTATGCTAAATTATTAATTTTTCATTTATTTTAAATTATCAATTAAATCTTTGTATCCTAAGCCATAGATTGCAATGACTGTTCTTTGCATTGCACCGAAGCATATAAACATTATTAGTAGTCCCCATACATAATCCCAGCTTTGAAGGAGATGATTGCTGGAAAAGTTTATCATTGCAATTATTGATGTTAGTCCAAGACACAATGCAGTGATTAAACCGGGAGTGTAAGGCTTTTCCATTTTGTGAAGTTTAATGCCTATTATATGTATAAATGTTTCAAATAATCCCAAGTAAACAGGAACTAACGTTAACAAAGTATATTGTGTAAAAAAAGGTACAAATGTAATTATGATTAATAAAACAGTAACTGGAATATGTGCAGCATGTATCTGAGTTGGAGTTGCTTTGAGCTTGAAGAATTTTAACATTAATTTTGCAAATCCTCCCGGCAAGCGTGTTTCTTCCCATTCATGAAGGGTGAAAAGAAACATATAAACTAACATGGTCTTTTGAACCAAATTCAAACTATTATAAAACAACGCTGAAAATGTCACCATTCCAAACATGATGAAAGTAAGAATTTCCAAATTATATTCTCTCATTGAAACACCAATAACTATTCTGAACCGTAATATTAAAATTTATAGGTGGTTTTGTTTAATTTCTCAGCTAATGTCCTTTATTACTTCACCTGCAATTATCAGTCCTGCAACAGAGGGTACAAAAGAAACGCTGCCTTTAACTTTAAATTTTTTATTATTTTTGTTAATCTCATGGTCGTGTGTGTTTATTGCGTGTTCTTTTGAATAGACAACTTTCAATTTTTCTATATTTCTCTTTTTTAAATCCTTTTTCATTATTCTGGCAAGCGGACATACTGAGGTTTCATAAATGTCAGCCACTTCAAACATTGTAGGGTCCAGCTTGTTTCCTGCTCCCATTGCGGAGATAACTGGAATGTCAAGTTCATCACATTTGCATATGATAGCAATCTTTGCCATTATTGTGTCTACACAGTCAACGGCATATGACAAGTCTTTTGTGATGATATCAATTTCTGAATCAGCTGTGTAAAATTCCCTATGGACATCAACATTCGCATCAGGGTTGATATCTAGGATTCTCTGCCTCATCAAATCAACCTTATACTCGCCTATTGTTTTTGTTGTTGCAATCAGTTGTCTGTTGATGTTGCTTTCATCCACCTTGTCAAAATCAACTAAAATGAAATTTCCTATTCCGCTTCTGGCGAGTCCTTCACAAACAAATGAGCCTACGCCTCCAAGACCAAAAATGGCAACTTTCGCTTCTTTTAATTTTTTCATTCCCTCATTTCCAATTAACATTTCTGTTCTTGAAAATTTTTCTTCCATTTACACTCACCAAAAAATATAATTTAATTTAAATTAATTATATAATAATTGATGTCAATACAATAAAAACTTAATGCAAATGGAGATTTTTAGATATTCATGATAATAGATACTCATTGCCATATTTATAAAAGTGAAATGGAAGATGCAGAGGAAATAATTAAAAAGGCTGCAAAAAATGATATACGTATAATATTGAACGGCACAAATCCTTTAAGCAATAAAGAAGTATTGGAGCTGTCATCCAAGTATGATAATGTTTATGCAGCTTTGGGATATTTGTATTCATTTGCAGATGAGGTAACTGATGGAGATATTCTTCTTCTGGATAATCAACTTGATAGCGATAAAGTGGTGGCAGTAGGTGAGATTGGTCTTGACTATTACCATACAAAGGAAAACAGGGATAAACAAAAACAATTATTTGAAAAAATGTTGAATCTTGCAGAAAAACATGATTTGCCGGTTATAGTGCATTCCAGAAAATCGATGCAGGACACATTTGACATATTGAAAAAACATGATGCTGTAGGATCCATGCACAGTTATCAGGGTTCTGTTGAAATGGCACAGGAATTTATTAAATTAGGTTTTTATATTGGTATAGGGGGTACAATCACCCACAAAAACAATAAAAAAACAAAAATGTTGGTTAAAAAAATAGATATTGGTCATATGCTTGTTGAAACAGATTCTCCATATTTGACTCCAGAAGAGAAAAGGGGTGAGAGAAATACATCCCTCAACTTGAATTATATAACAAGTAAAATGGCGCAAGAATTGGACATGGGTGAAGATGAGGTAATAGAAATAACTGCGCAAAACGCTAAAAGATTATTTAAAATATAATGTTTTAACCTTCCGTGTTCACATGTGTCATATTGTATCTGAACTATTTATTTTGTTTTAAACGAACAGTTCGTATTTATTTCTTTTTTAATTTTTACAACTGTTTAAATTTTAAAAAAATTTTTAAACAATATTATAATTTTTAATTTTTAGTTACATTTATTAAGCAATAATTTTAAATAATATTATATCTATTGGGGGATGGTTATATGAGTGAACAAAAGCCAATACAGATTTTTTCAAATTTAAACGAAAACATCGGGGTCAATGTAGTAAAAAGTCCAGTAAAGTTAACAATTCTTGAAATGTTAAGGGACAGTGAAATGGAATTTGATGAAATTGTTAGTAACACTGGTAAATCAAAATCAACAGTATCCGTACATTTGAAAAGTTTAAGGGAAAATGGAATAATCTCTTACAGAGTACATCCAAAAGACAACAGAAAAAAAATATTTTATATCAACTCAAAATACTTGGGATCAGTAAACATATCCGAACCAAAAGAAATTGAAGAAACACAATCAGACTACATTATAAATAATATAATCAAGGACGATGGTGAATTCTCAACATTACTATTCCATACATTAAAGTCAATGCTTATCCAGGAAGGGGTTAATATAGATCCTATTTTACAATCAACAGGAAACAGTATTGGTAAATCCATATTTGATACTATTTATGATGATGATTTGGATGTTTTCATGGATAATATTGCTGAATTTTGGCAAAGAAAGGGGCTCGGCAAATTAACATATAAAATAGGTCAGATAATAAAGATAACTACTTATGATTGTTTTGAATGCAAACTTCTTCCAAGAACAGGAAAACCTGCATGCTTTTTAGACACCGGAATATTTGAAGGATTATTTACAGAATTCTTTAATTTGCCGGTAAGTGTAATAGAAACCCAATGCTACACAATGGGTGATGAAAAGTGTGTGTTTGAGATTGAACCTCAACACATTAAAAATTACTAATCATCCTTAAACTGTATGATGGTAGTTGTCAAGTAAGGTTTTTCAGTTGAAAAGCCTTCAATAATCTTTTCGTTTTCACGAGTGCAATTTTGAACAGAATAAATTTCTTTTTCTCTATTTTTAGCTTCAATAGTTGATTCCAACTCACTTGTATTTCTTGAAGCTTTCATAAGAACAACGGAATCACTATACTCTAAAACATCATCTAATCTATCATCGATTTTAGGAACAATAGTCAAAATATCATTTTGCTCAACAAGAGCCTTGTTTCTTGCAGCTGCGCAAGCTGTAAATGAGGTAATTCCTGGAATTGTTTCGATTTCATATCTGTCAATTAATTTTTTCTGCACATAGGAGTAGGTACTGAAAATTGAAGTGTCTCCAAGGGTGATAAATGCCACATCCCTTCCACTGTCGAGGTATTGTGCAATCATCTCAGCAGCACTATTCCATATCTTTTCAAGCTCTTTTTTATCTTCAATCATTGGAAAAATAGGTTCTACAAGCATTAATCTTTTAAAATCTTTTCTTTCTTCAAGTATTGGTTTAACAATAGATAATGCGATACTTTCTTTTTCTTTTGATGATTTTGGTGAGAATACTACTGGAACAGTTTTTAAAACTCGAGCAGCTTTTAAAGTCAATAATTCAGTATCTCCAGGTCCTACACCAATTCCAATTAATTTTCCTTTTTCAGCCATATAATCACTTTAACATTTTAAATACAATTTTGCAAAATACTTGTCTACTAATTATTTATAGTACTACTTTACTAATATATTTTTGATGTCAGATTCAATGTTTTGTCCAAATTGTGGAATGTTAAAAAGTAATTGTGTTTGTGGAAAATACAAGAATGAAAGACCAAAAGGTCCTACTAATTTATTTAGCTTTGCTAAGCCTAGAAAATCATCTATTTTGGATGATGAGATTCCTGAAGTATATTCTGTTGAGAATTATCAGCAAGATGAGGGAACTGCAGCATATTTGAAAGAAATTTATCCTCATATAGATGATGAAATTATTGTTAATTTTCCTTTCAAACAACCTAGAATGGGACAATTGGAAATTATACAGGATATAAATGATGCAATAAAAAAAGGTTACAAGTATATTATTTTAGAGGCAGGTACAGGTACAGGTAAATCAGCAATTGCTACAACTCTTGCTAAAATGTATGAATCTGCTTATATTCTAACAATGACAAAGCAACTGCAGGCGCAATACTCTAATGAATTTGATTTTCCTCTGGTTAAAGGAAGAAGCAATTTTGCATGCTTGCATGATAATCTTGAGTCAACATGTGATATGGGGGACTGTAAAACAACTCCAACATCAGCCAAATTTTTCTGCCCTTATGGAGTTGCAAAAAATCCGACATTGGATGCTGAACTTGCATTTGAAGATTCATTTGGAGGAACCGTATTCTACCAGTCAGATGCGCATTGCCATTACTGGAATCAGAAGGCCAATTCAGTAAACTCTCCAATTACATTGATGAACTATGATTATGCAATTGTTGAGTTAAATTATGTAAAGCATTTTGGAAAACGTTCATTATTGATTTTAGACGAAGCCCACAATATCGAGAACAAATTAATGTCAACTATGGAAGTTACATTATATAACCGGACTCTTGAAAAGGATATTAATAAAATAATGTCAAAATCAATTCTTGAAGACGGCGAACTTGAAGATTGGGTAATGGAAGTCGATGCAATAAGGGAATCCTATGAGGAAATTGACTTAAAAGATGTAAGTAAAAATAAAGCAGACAGGATAAGATCAACAATCGCCAGACTTAAAACTCTTAAGGATAATCTTGAAAAGGAACCAAGAAATTGGGTAATTGACACAGATGAAACAAGCGTTTGTTTTAAACCGTTGAGAGTCCATCATTACGCTAAAAACCACCTGTTAAAATATGGAGATGTTGTAATATTTATGAGTGCAACAATCCTTTCACATAAAATGTTTTCAAAATGGTTGGGATTAAATCCGAATGAAGTATACCACATTAAGGTTGACAGTCCGTTTACCAAGGAAAAAAGACCAATTATTCTTAATCTTGCAGGAAAAATGTCTGCAAACAGAATAAAAAACACTGCACCGAAAACAATCCCTATACTGCAGGAGATTCTTAAAAAACATGAAGGGGACAAGGGTTTGATACACACTCACAGCTATAAATGTCAGCAATACATTACAAATAACCTTTATAATTCCCGTTTGGTATCACACACTTCAAAAAACAGGGAACAGGTATTGAATTTCTTTGAGAAAGATGAAAATCCTTTAGTATTGGTTTCTCCATCAATGAGTGAAGGTGTGGATTTGCCATATGATAAATGCAGATTCCAGGTTATTTATAAAATACCGTTCCCATATCTCGGAGACAAACAGGTCAATATGAGGATGAAAAGGGATAAGAAATGGTATGCATATAAAACAGTAATGACATTAATGCAGGCGTATGGTCGTGGAATGAGGGCTGAAGATGATTCCTGCTACACTTACATTATAGACAGTGATATTAACATGTTATTCAAAAGTCCAATGTATAGATCACTGATTCCTGACTTTTTTAAAGAGGCAGTTGTTAGGGTGAAAAAATAAGCGGACCTGGAGGGATTTGAACCCTCGATCTTGGGATCCGAAGTCCCACGTCATTCCTAACTAGACCACAGGCCCCACATTAGAAATATTATTTTTCTTCTTTAGAGTCAATTGAAATGATTTCTATATCCTCGATGTCTTCAACTTCAGCGAAAATATCATCAATTGATTCACTTTCAAGCTTTGCTTGTTCGTATTCGATATCTTCAATTTCTTCAGCAGTTAACTCGTCATTTTTCGGAGTCTTTTCTTTTGCCGGAGGTAAATCTTCGATATCTTCAACAACAGGCTTTTTACTAGAAGTAGTAGGTTTTTTAAGAGAAGTTTTTAAATCTTCAATATCAAATTCTCCTATTTTATAAGATTCTTTATCTAGGGGAATTTTACTTTTTGGTATAACTTTCGGGGATGGTTTTTCTTTTTTGGTGTTATCATCATCTTTTTTGTCTTCATCTTCATTGTCAATAGAGTCAATTCTGCTTGTAATATTTCCAAACGGATTTTTAATATCGAACAATTTGAAAATTCCATAACATAATAAGAATAATCCTACAATTAGGAAAATAACAAACATGAAGCTACTTTCACCGGCAACAACATTGTCTATTACTCTATCACTACGTGATTCAAATATGAAAACAGATATGATTAAGAGGATGATTCCAAGTATTGAACTGACAATAGCTAGAATAGGTTTTCCTCTAATTTTCGCATTGATGATATTATCGAAGTTTTCACTTATTTCTCCGACAAAATCATCTTCGAATTCATCGTATTCGTCATTTTCGTTTATATCTTCACTTTTTGGAGTTTTGATAATAAATTCTTCATCGATTGGGTTTTCTTCTAAAGTAATGGCACTTTTGTCTTCATCACCGGGATGGTAAATGAATTCATCATCGATTTCTAATTCTTCATAATTAAGATTGTCTTCATTGAGATAGCTTATTAATTCAGAATCCTCTTCGATGTCTTCAAAGTTTATGGATTCTTTCTCGTCTTTGACATTGTCTATCATGTCTTTCAAATTAGAAATCCTATGCTCTTTTTCTTTAGATTCTTTCATGAAAAAACCTTCTTAATCGTATTCTCTCCATTTATGTTTGCATTTTTTGCATGTGAAAAAACGGGTAGGTGCTTCATCAGCACTACGGGTTTGCTTTAATTCGTAAGTAGCTTTATCATGTCCACATTTAGGACAAATTTCAGTTACGCCTTCACCCATATCTATATCTTCAACATATTTTACAGTTTCTTCAGCATTAATCTCTTTTGAAACTTCATATTGTGCATTGTCGTTTAACTCGTTTGAGTATCCGCATTTATTACATTTTAAAACGCCATTGTTTGGAAGCATCATAGCCCCACATTCAGGACAAAATTCCATTTACTCTCCCTCAATTTAATCTTTAAATTATATGTAATATTAAATAATCTTTTTTTTAAGCTATTTAAATATTAACCTTAAATATTCATTTTTTAGCTTTATTTATACAATCTTTAATTATTTTTCTGTGGTCAAAAGCAATTTCAAGGTTGTTTAAATCATCCTGTGAAAAGATACCAATATCTTTAGCATCGCTATTGGCATTTTTACTTGTAAAATCTCCTTTAGCAGTATATGCTACAGTAACTGTGTGTCCCCTTGGGTCTCTATCCGGTTTGGAGTAAACATTTACCAAATCAATGAGTTCAACATCAATGCTTGTTTCCTCTTTGGCTTCTCTAACTGCTGCGGTTTCTACACTTTCACCGTATTCAACAAACCCTCCGGGCAATGCCCAACAATCTTTATATGGTTCATTTTTTCTTTTGATTAAAATAAAATTAAAATCATTATCAAAAATAAAAATGTCCGCTGTTAGGGAGGGAATTTTATAATCTGCCATCTAACCACTATAAAAATAAAAATTGAAGCTATAAAGCTTCATCAATAAGTTGTTTAAAGTTAGAACTTTCTTTTTGTAATTCTTCTGCTGCTTTTTTCAATACAGTTCTAGGTCTTTTTCCTCTTTTGGTTTTAATTGTCATTTGTGGTTTTCCAGTAAGAGGGTGATCGATATTGTAAACAGCATATTCAACATCAGGATCCTGCATTAAGATATGTCTTAAAGCATTACAAACTCCGTGACTTTCATCTTTTACTTCAAAAGTGAGTTCTAAAGTTTTATCCTCAATAATTTCAAAATTTTCCATTTTATCAACCTTAATTAATCATTAACATAGTTTTTAGAGACTTTACGTCTTTCTTTTTTATTGCAAGTATTACACTGAAGTTCATTTTCTTTTTGTGTAGTATGCATGTAATCTCTACAACGGGTACACATTGCCTTTAGGACTCCACAATCATCATCCACAGTTCCCAAATCAACATTGTCTCCGGTAATTTTCACTACTTTTGCCTGAATGATGTCTCCTATTCTAAAAGCATCAGATAATTTTTCTAAATAATCTTTTTTTGCTTGTGAAATGTGAATAGCTCCCATATAAGGTAGAGCTAATGGTCTTCCATTATCTTTCATACAGTCGATTTTAACGTTAGCCCTTTGAGGTTTGATATCAGTTATCTGACCATAAACAACATCTCCAACTTTCAAAAGAGCTGGTTTTGCATCTGACACAACAGAAATTACCTTCATTTTTTGATTAATTTTAACATTTCCTAGTACTGCTGATTTAATGTCTCCATTATCATCA
Coding sequences within:
- a CDS encoding ATP-binding protein, giving the protein MKHNPFRKRTGILPSYFTGRENELNELKKIYNSTKMGVPGHLILYGPKGIGKTSLLLKFQEEITNIGEVYSVRIPLMEGNFEDIYSLIIEKCSDTLNINIGHFWEKISSLGINIPFIGGVSVSREIPKTSPAVAFEKILNVIYDELGSDNPVLILLFDDLQRIMGNDETMKILSILQNALVELNLKGKNIMFVATGSEDIFNKIQDKLDSAVRIFEPYLIGPLSYGEVYDAINIPIKKQNVTFEEDVLKAIYELSNGIPYYMQILAYSCFEETNENDEVTMVEFKKASMYSLNILAQREFKALFSKSTTEERKILCLMAENDETVLSYSYIKENANLKSEPSALLKNLVNKNMIIKPSRGKYKLKNNLFKLYLQNLKINQETGLINNY
- a CDS encoding HXXEE domain-containing protein; this translates as MREYNLEILTFIMFGMVTFSALFYNSLNLVQKTMLVYMFLFTLHEWEETRLPGGFAKLMLKFFKLKATPTQIHAAHIPVTVLLIIITFVPFFTQYTLLTLVPVYLGLFETFIHIIGIKLHKMEKPYTPGLITALCLGLTSIIAMINFSSNHLLQSWDYVWGLLIMFICFGAMQRTVIAIYGLGYKDLIDNLK
- a CDS encoding tRNA threonylcarbamoyladenosine dehydratase, with translation MEEKFSRTEMLIGNEGMKKLKEAKVAIFGLGGVGSFVCEGLARSGIGNFILVDFDKVDESNINRQLIATTKTIGEYKVDLMRQRILDINPDANVDVHREFYTADSEIDIITKDLSYAVDCVDTIMAKIAIICKCDELDIPVISAMGAGNKLDPTMFEVADIYETSVCPLARIMKKDLKKRNIEKLKVVYSKEHAINTHDHEINKNNKKFKVKGSVSFVPSVAGLIIAGEVIKDIS
- a CDS encoding TatD family hydrolase, which produces MIIDTHCHIYKSEMEDAEEIIKKAAKNDIRIILNGTNPLSNKEVLELSSKYDNVYAALGYLYSFADEVTDGDILLLDNQLDSDKVVAVGEIGLDYYHTKENRDKQKQLFEKMLNLAEKHDLPVIVHSRKSMQDTFDILKKHDAVGSMHSYQGSVEMAQEFIKLGFYIGIGGTITHKNNKKTKMLVKKIDIGHMLVETDSPYLTPEEKRGERNTSLNLNYITSKMAQELDMGEDEVIEITAQNAKRLFKI
- a CDS encoding V4R domain-containing protein, translating into MSEQKPIQIFSNLNENIGVNVVKSPVKLTILEMLRDSEMEFDEIVSNTGKSKSTVSVHLKSLRENGIISYRVHPKDNRKKIFYINSKYLGSVNISEPKEIEETQSDYIINNIIKDDGEFSTLLFHTLKSMLIQEGVNIDPILQSTGNSIGKSIFDTIYDDDLDVFMDNIAEFWQRKGLGKLTYKIGQIIKITTYDCFECKLLPRTGKPACFLDTGIFEGLFTEFFNLPVSVIETQCYTMGDEKCVFEIEPQHIKNY
- the cobI gene encoding precorrin-2 C(20)-methyltransferase translates to MAEKGKLIGIGVGPGDTELLTLKAARVLKTVPVVFSPKSSKEKESIALSIVKPILEERKDFKRLMLVEPIFPMIEDKKELEKIWNSAAEMIAQYLDSGRDVAFITLGDTSIFSTYSYVQKKLIDRYEIETIPGITSFTACAAARNKALVEQNDILTIVPKIDDRLDDVLEYSDSVVLMKASRNTSELESTIEAKNREKEIYSVQNCTRENEKIIEGFSTEKPYLTTTIIQFKDD
- a CDS encoding helicase C-terminal domain-containing protein, translating into MSDSMFCPNCGMLKSNCVCGKYKNERPKGPTNLFSFAKPRKSSILDDEIPEVYSVENYQQDEGTAAYLKEIYPHIDDEIIVNFPFKQPRMGQLEIIQDINDAIKKGYKYIILEAGTGTGKSAIATTLAKMYESAYILTMTKQLQAQYSNEFDFPLVKGRSNFACLHDNLESTCDMGDCKTTPTSAKFFCPYGVAKNPTLDAELAFEDSFGGTVFYQSDAHCHYWNQKANSVNSPITLMNYDYAIVELNYVKHFGKRSLLILDEAHNIENKLMSTMEVTLYNRTLEKDINKIMSKSILEDGELEDWVMEVDAIRESYEEIDLKDVSKNKADRIRSTIARLKTLKDNLEKEPRNWVIDTDETSVCFKPLRVHHYAKNHLLKYGDVVIFMSATILSHKMFSKWLGLNPNEVYHIKVDSPFTKEKRPIILNLAGKMSANRIKNTAPKTIPILQEILKKHEGDKGLIHTHSYKCQQYITNNLYNSRLVSHTSKNREQVLNFFEKDENPLVLVSPSMSEGVDLPYDKCRFQVIYKIPFPYLGDKQVNMRMKRDKKWYAYKTVMTLMQAYGRGMRAEDDSCYTYIIDSDINMLFKSPMYRSLIPDFFKEAVVRVKK
- a CDS encoding topoisomerase IV gives rise to the protein MKESKEKEHRISNLKDMIDNVKDEKESINFEDIEEDSELISYLNEDNLNYEELEIDDEFIYHPGDEDKSAITLEENPIDEEFIIKTPKSEDINENDEYDEFEDDFVGEISENFDNIINAKIRGKPILAIVSSILGIILLIISVFIFESRSDRVIDNVVAGESSFMFVIFLIVGLFLLCYGIFKLFDIKNPFGNITSRIDSIDNEDEDKKDDDNTKKEKPSPKVIPKSKIPLDKESYKIGEFDIEDLKTSLKKPTTSSKKPVVEDIEDLPPAKEKTPKNDELTAEEIEDIEYEQAKLESESIDDIFAEVEDIEDIEIISIDSKEEK
- a CDS encoding transcription factor S, yielding MEFCPECGAMMLPNNGVLKCNKCGYSNELNDNAQYEVSKEINAEETVKYVEDIDMGEGVTEICPKCGHDKATYELKQTRSADEAPTRFFTCKKCKHKWREYD
- a CDS encoding NUDIX hydrolase, whose translation is MADYKIPSLTADIFIFDNDFNFILIKRKNEPYKDCWALPGGFVEYGESVETAAVREAKEETSIDVELIDLVNVYSKPDRDPRGHTVTVAYTAKGDFTSKNANSDAKDIGIFSQDDLNNLEIAFDHRKIIKDCINKAKK
- a CDS encoding DNA-directed RNA polymerase subunit L; this translates as MENFEIIEDKTLELTFEVKDESHGVCNALRHILMQDPDVEYAVYNIDHPLTGKPQMTIKTKRGKRPRTVLKKAAEELQKESSNFKQLIDEAL
- a CDS encoding exosome complex RNA-binding protein Csl4 produces the protein MSVEEEKIVMPGDKLGIIEQYLPGEGTYDDNGDIKSAVLGNVKINQKMKVISVVSDAKPALLKVGDVVYGQITDIKPQRANVKIDCMKDNGRPLALPYMGAIHISQAKKDYLEKLSDAFRIGDIIQAKVVKITGDNVDLGTVDDDCGVLKAMCTRCRDYMHTTQKENELQCNTCNKKERRKVSKNYVND